One Aegilops tauschii subsp. strangulata cultivar AL8/78 chromosome 7, Aet v6.0, whole genome shotgun sequence genomic window carries:
- the LOC120970311 gene encoding uncharacterized protein → MAKDSSWAYLPDDLLLLVLRRLTSLADRVRAGAICRPWRSAAGQLPPRRLPWVMFGNGTLFDLANDSATHPHHRLRLPDDCWRYSAGENMLFLVHQRDGSCSLLNALSGVTTRLPELAGLLRTYDVRHRRLRNELSCTPHNHNELRGILRSWWGQTEPPMKAIGKVVVSSSASDDEPIVVAVLIGRDVIVSTCRPTGESSSVLLGDLHHEAIDIALFQGKIYALSRGHVLETLDLSNGHQKGFKLKYSTELMIKHPWQNHHHQHFQDGFPLVEM, encoded by the coding sequence ATGGCGAAAGACTCTTCTTGGGCGTACCTGCCAGATGATCTCCTGCTCCTGGTCCTCCGCCGCCTCACGTCCCTCGCGGACCGCGTCCGAGCAGGCGCCATCTGTAGACCATGGCGCTCCGCCGCCGGCCAGCTCCCACCGAGGCGGCTCCCGTGGGTCATGTTCGGCAACGGCACCCTCTTCGACCTGGCAAACGACAGCGCGACGCACCCGCACCACCGCCTGCGTCTCCCCGACGATTGCTGGCGCTACAGCGCCGGCGAGAACATGTTGTTCCTCGTGCACCAGCGCGACGGTAGCTGCTCCCTCTTGAACGCTCTCTCCGGCGTCACCACCCGTCTCCCCGAGCTAGCCGGCCTCCTGCGGACTTACGACGTCCGGCATCGTCGACTGCGGAACGAGCTCAGCTGCACCCCCCACAACCACAACGAGCTCAGGGGCATCCTCCGCTCCTGGTGGGGCCAAACCGAGCCCCCCATGAAAGCTATAGGGAAGGTGGTGGTGTCCTCCTCGGCGTCAGACGACGAGCCCATCGTCGTCGCCGTCCTGATCGGACGCGATGTCATCGTGTCCACTTGCCGACCGACCGGCGAGAGCAGCTCAGTCCTCCTGGGGGATCTACATCACGAGGCCATCGACATTGCCCTTTTTCAAGGGAAAATCTACGCGCTCTCCAGGGGCCATGTCCTCGAGACCCTTGACCTCAGCAATGGCCACCAAAAAGGCTTCAAACTCAAGTACAGTACCGAACTCATGATAAAGCACCCATGGCaaaaccaccaccaccaacattTCCAAGACGGTTTTCCCTTGGTCGAGATGTAG
- the LOC141026845 gene encoding uncharacterized protein, with the protein MQLVLDACVNACVNASKLLLWVSSMNVPQDFYWNWTCVNAISHRRSASPEYELDAFEYFSIILGTSVSATRQRLPDTFMNMLGEDPPHNVKLRQAGSGVRRLWDVELVIEEGHMYLCRGWEKFYSAYDLRTGYFLLFRYDDDATMLIVKVFNTTMCRMRYTDDEDASNGSSSSDTGYSQSSSDYGCSKSNSDSGFSESSSDSGSSKDSKKDDPDWSGGEKEQRKNHDGNRSLFHGSDGIDSRNKGVNDLSLMLYTPVTERCLRLLPLVEFVEEVDTVSLNSMTSGQRLGARPANKERLAL; encoded by the exons ATGCAGCTGGTGCTTGATGCATGTGTTAATGCATGTGTTAATGCTAGTAAGCTCCTGTTATGGGTCTCAAGCATGAATGTACCCCAAGATTTCTATTGGAACTGGACATGTGTTAATGCAATTAG ccaccgccgctctgcctcaccggagtacgagttggatgctttcgagtacttcagtatcatacttgggacttcagtatcagccacgaggcag aggctgcctgacacttttatgaacatgctgggtgaagatccgccacataatgtgaagctccgacaggccggcagcggggttcgcaggctgtgggacgtggagttggtgatcgaggagggccacatgtacctgtgccgtggctgggagaagttctacagtgcctacgacctacggaccgggtactttcttctcttcaggtacgacgatgacgccacaatgctcatcgtgaaggttttcaacacgactatgtgtcgcatgcgctacactgacgacgaagatgcca gcaatgggagcagcagcagcgacactggctacagccaaagcagcagcgattatggttgtagcaaaagcaacagcgattctggctttagcgaaagcagcagcgattctggcagcagcaaagacagcaagaaggatgatccggactggagtgggggagaaAAGGAGCAGA gaaaaaaccatgacggaaaccGCTCGCTCTTCCACGGCAGCGATGGCATCGACTCACGCAACAAAGGGGTGAATGACTTGTCTCTAATGTTGTACACGCCAGTCACCGAGAGGTGCCTCCGGCTGCTTCCACTGGTAGAGTTTGTTGAGGAAGTAGATACAGTCTCCCTGAACTCCATGACCAGCGGGCAAAGACTTGGAGCACGGCCTGCTAACAAAGAGCGCCTGGCCTTGTAG